One Pieris napi chromosome 24, ilPieNapi1.2, whole genome shotgun sequence DNA window includes the following coding sequences:
- the LOC125061886 gene encoding mitochondrial chaperone BCS1 produces MPLTEYVASLSQNPYFGAGFGLFGVGAGAAILRKGCQTSMMLFRRHCMITLEVPCRDKSYQWLLQWITQKGAKQTQHLSVETSFLQKDTGQIKTKYDFIPSVGQHFFRYQGAWIKVDRVREQQTLDLHMGVPWETVTLTSFGRNKQLYYDILEEARTMALKQHEGMTVMYTAMGSDWRPFGHPRRRRPIQSVILRSGLADKIVADCLDFIDNPNWYTDRGIPYRRGYLLYGPPGCGKSSFIMALAGALEYNICVLNLSERGLTDDRLNHLLSVAPQQSIILLEDVDAAFISREESAQQKAAYEGLNRVTFSGLLNCLDGVASTEARIVFMTTNYLERLDPALIRPGRVDVKEFVGHCDETQVELMFLRFYKDADHARTFAKKVMEKKKNVSPAQIQGYFMFHKHSSPLEVLDNVEAIWTLG; encoded by the exons atgcCGTTAACAGAATATGTGGCGTCATTATCTCAAAATCCCTATTTTGGGGCCGGATTTGGACTCTTTGGTGTGGGTGCCGGTGCAGCGATTTTACGTAAAGGTTGTCAGACTTCTATGATGTTATTTAGAAGACACTGTATGATAACACTAGAAGTTCCATGTAGGGATAAATCTTATCAGTGGTTGTTGCAATGGATTACTCAAAAAGGCGCGAAACAAACCCAGCATTTGAGTGTAGAGACGTCATTTCTCCAGAAGGATACAGggcaaataaaaacaaaatatgactTTATACCTAGTGTCGGACAACATTTCTTTAG ATACCAAGGTGCCTGGATAAAAGTTGACCGTGTAAGAGAACAACAAACTCTTGATCTTCATATGGGAGTGCCATGGGAGACTGTCACATTAACATCCTTTGGTAGAAATAAGCAACTATACTATGATATTCTTGAAGAAG CTAGAACTATGGCTCTCAAACAGCATGAAGGTATGACAGTGATGTACACAGCAATGGGATCAGATTGGAGACCTTTTGGTCATCCTAGGCGAAGGCGACCAATACAAAGTGTTATTTTACGAAGTGGCTTAGCAGATAAGATAGTTGCGGACTGCttagattttattgataatccAAACTGGTATACTGATAGAGGGATTCCTTATAGACGAG GCTATCTGCTCTATGGTCCACCTGGTTGTGGTAAATCTTCATTTATAATGGCATTAGCGGGTGCtcttgaatataatatatgtgtttTGAATCTCTCCGAAAGGGGCTTAACGGATGATAGATTGAATCATTTATTGAG tGTGGCACCGCAGCAATCAATAATCCTTCTAGAAGATGTCGATGCAGCATTTATTTCTCGAGAAGAATCAGCACAGCAGAAGGCAGCGTATGAGGGACTTAATCGAGTGACATTTAGTGGATTGCTCAACTGTCTGGATGGAGTTGCATCCACGGAGGCCCGAATTGTGTTTATGACCACAAATTACTTGGAGAG ATTGGATCCAGCTCTAATAAGACCTGGACGTGTAGACGTGAAGGAATTCGTGGGCCATTGTGACGAAACGCAAGTGGAGCTAATGTTTTTGAGGTTTTATAAAGATGCCGACCACGCCAGGACGTTTGCCAAaaa AGTAATggagaaaaaaaagaatgtgAGCCCAGCTCAAATACAAGGCTACTTCATGTTCCACAAACATTCATCGCCTCTAGAGGTTCTGGATAATGTGGAGGCAATATGGACTCTTGGATAG